The following nucleotide sequence is from Candidatus Margulisiibacteriota bacterium.
AGCCGGCCATAGTGCAGATTGTCATCACACGCTTCTTGATATCCGAAGGATTTTGAAAATCAGCGAACCTGTAAGGGCGAGTCCCGGGAGCTGTTTCCCGGCTCATAAATACATCCCCCAACTCCAGCAGTGTATTATGACCGGTAAAATTTGCCAGATATGTCTGACCGCAGGCCAGGTTCAGTTGTTTAACTTTTTGTAACATTATTAAATAATATCATAATAACCGCGCCGATTTAATACGCTAATATGATTTTTTGTAGGTGGGTGAGGTGATAGGCGTATTTTTTTCAGCCTTTTCTGCTCGTAACCGTTGTTTTTCTGCTTCATCTGTCATAGCTTCTGCCTGCCGTTTTAATTTGAGCATTCTCTGCTGCAAACTGCTTATTTCATCATCTTTTTGTCTGGTCTCCTGCTGAAGTGCCCTTAAAGCTTCCTCATATTTAACCTGTAAAGCATCAAATTCTCTTTGATCAACAAGTTTTTTATTTATCCGGTCTACGCAGGCACGGATTTTTTTACAATCTTCTATATAATCTTTAGCTTTAGCTACTTGATCATTTAACTTGCCGAACTTGGGATTGTCCGCTGCTATTTTTTTGGATGAACGCTGATTAATAGCCTCAACCTGTTTATGAATGGTCGTCTCAATTTTACCTACACCGGCTTCCAGCTTGCGGATCTGATCATCCAGTTCATGCCTGTATCTGCTCACAGCTTCATTCAGCGCAGTTTCAAATTCACCGTCATCAATTTCCAGTTGAGATATGGATTTAATAAAATTCTTCAAAAATTCTTTAGACAAAGCAAGATCGGGATTAGCCTGCGACGCCTGTAAAAGTTTGGAGGTAATGTCTATTTTTAACTTATTGGCTTCTTCTTCATCAAGCATGCCAAAAAATACCCCGCCAACTTCCTCCATCATATCCAGAACTACTTTTTTTGCTACAGTGAATTCCGGTCTTAAATCGCCCTGTTTACGCATCATGTTCCAAAAATTTCCATAAAGGGCTTCAATAAACAAATAGTGTGCTTTTGCTCCATAGGCAGTGGTCGCGATCTTGTCTTCTATTGCCTTCATTTTTCTGGAAT
It contains:
- a CDS encoding macro domain-containing protein, with translation MFEKIINDYQAGNLKYSYQEPGELAKSLQNIKAGSRKFYNVTSEKLDGGMEIAIAIGDITIADTIDAWAIPEFDYQVSKGGVAKGVLDRAKKSGEESVVLAARDNFQQILDTTGTNYGYAHISSGFSTHQPKAFIHVVTAQAAPDIAYDITVEAVYNALDTADRAGLQSIAFPAINTGVEGALSAQESAEAMLAGISRFMSSRDGQQTLKKIAIIVFQKDKDGKLLSPKEIIDHSRKMKAIEDKIATTAYGAKAHYLFIEALYGNFWNMMRKQGDLRPEFTVAKKVVLDMMEEVGGVFFGMLDEEEANKLKIDITSKLLQASQANPDLALSKEFLKNFIKSISQLEIDDGEFETALNEAVSRYRHELDDQIRKLEAGVGKIETTIHKQVEAINQRSSKKIAADNPKFGKLNDQVAKAKDYIEDCKKIRACVDRINKKLVDQREFDALQVKYEEALRALQQETRQKDDEISSLQQRMLKLKRQAEAMTDEAEKQRLRAEKAEKNTPITSPTYKKSY